The following proteins are co-located in the Gemmatimonadaceae bacterium genome:
- a CDS encoding tetratricopeptide repeat protein, whose translation MTVTTAVTYENAEDVFKAGHYPEAAAMFESYVASNPGNAFGFYMLGLSTWKAGDFSRAEGAFDTAIKLDSTFVKSYFNSARVLLDMKRAPEALERIEKGLSLDSTSGDGLRLKARALAQSGNVDSAMATYRRLLVINDEDVWGLNNLGVLLLDSGDFQGALGPLARVVQLKPTAPLFQNNFGMALERSGYPVAAKHAYEAAVRDDSTFTKAVTNLRRLRGIVTDSTAVDDVNPQDLAEQFRQRVKTWKDSATTGKVGR comes from the coding sequence ATGACGGTGACCACGGCGGTCACGTACGAGAACGCCGAAGACGTGTTCAAGGCGGGCCACTATCCCGAGGCGGCCGCGATGTTCGAGAGCTACGTGGCTTCCAACCCCGGGAACGCGTTCGGCTTCTACATGCTCGGCCTCTCCACCTGGAAGGCGGGCGACTTCTCGCGCGCCGAGGGCGCGTTCGACACGGCCATCAAGCTCGATTCCACGTTCGTGAAGAGTTACTTCAACTCGGCGCGCGTGCTGCTGGACATGAAGCGGGCGCCCGAGGCGCTGGAGCGCATCGAGAAGGGGCTGAGCCTGGACTCCACGTCGGGTGACGGGCTGCGCCTCAAGGCGCGGGCGCTGGCGCAGAGCGGCAACGTGGACAGCGCGATGGCCACGTACCGCCGTCTGCTCGTCATCAACGACGAGGACGTGTGGGGGCTCAACAACCTGGGCGTGCTGCTGCTCGACTCCGGGGACTTCCAGGGCGCGCTGGGCCCGTTGGCCCGGGTGGTGCAGCTCAAGCCGACGGCGCCGCTCTTCCAGAACAACTTCGGCATGGCGCTCGAGCGGTCGGGATACCCGGTGGCCGCCAAGCATGCGTATGAAGCCGCGGTGCGCGACGACTCGACCTTCACCAAGGCGGTGACGAACCTGCGGCGGCTGCGCGGCATCGTCACCGACTCCACGGCCGTGGACGACGTGAACCCGCAGGATCTGGCCGAGCAGTTCCGCCAGCGGGTGAAGACGTGGAAGGACAGTGCGACGACGGGCAAGGTAGGACGGTAG
- a CDS encoding ABC transporter permease: protein MFNLKLAFRTLFKSPFVTGVAILSLALGIGANAGIYSIFNQLLLRPLPVPHPERLVNFGAPGPNPGSQSCGQAGGCDEVFSYPMFRDLQRAETGFSGIAAHWLTGANIAYHEQTVSADQMLVSGSYFPVLGLNPALGRLLGPADDQGIGDNYVAVLSYDFWQSHLGGSSAVLNQPIVVNGQTMTIVGVAPKGFQGTTLGATPAVFIPISMRTVVNPGFKDFENRRSYWIYVFGRLKPGVSMNQARARINAVYHSIINTVEAPLQTGMSATTMKVFRAKELTLADGRRGQSSVSGQARTPLLMLLSITAIVLLIACANIANLLLARAASRSLEMAVRLSLGATRAQVLGQLLIESCLLAVLGGVASLAVAHWTVGLMTSLLPADESATMQFHLSMNAVWFAAALSIGTGLLFGLFPALHATRPDLVSALRDNSGKASGTRAAARFRTSLVTAQIALSMALLISAGLFIKSLGNVSRVDLGMKVENVSTFAISPVRNGYQPARSAVLFTRAQDELAAIPGVTGVTEALVPLLAGNNWGQDVSVEGFKKGPDVDAGSRFNAVGPNYFHVIGMPMLSGRDFTESDALGAPKVAVVNETFAKKFHLGRDAVGKHMSMGNDSLDIEIVGLVKDAKYSDVKRAVPPVVFVPYRQDSTIGNIHFYVRSAGNPQQVLRAIPGVVKKLDPNLPVQDLKTLSQQVKENVFLDRMIGTLSSAFALLATLLAAIGLYGVLAYSVAQRTREIGVRMALGADGPRVRAMVLRQVGVMTVVGAVIGIVGALALGRGARSLLYGLQGFDPTVMAVSTLVLAAVAFGAGYVPALRASRTDPMHALRYE, encoded by the coding sequence ATGTTCAATCTGAAGCTCGCCTTCCGGACGCTGTTCAAGTCGCCCTTCGTCACCGGCGTCGCCATTCTCTCGCTGGCGCTGGGCATCGGAGCGAACGCGGGCATCTACTCGATCTTCAACCAGCTTCTCCTGCGGCCGCTCCCCGTGCCGCACCCGGAGCGGCTGGTGAATTTCGGCGCGCCGGGTCCCAATCCGGGCTCCCAGTCGTGCGGCCAGGCCGGCGGGTGCGACGAGGTGTTCAGCTATCCGATGTTCCGCGATCTCCAACGCGCGGAGACGGGATTCAGCGGCATCGCCGCCCACTGGCTCACCGGCGCCAACATCGCGTACCACGAGCAGACGGTGAGCGCCGACCAGATGCTCGTGTCGGGCTCGTACTTTCCGGTGCTCGGCCTGAATCCGGCGCTGGGGCGCCTGCTGGGGCCGGCCGACGATCAGGGAATCGGCGACAACTACGTGGCCGTGCTGAGCTACGACTTCTGGCAATCGCACCTGGGCGGGAGCTCCGCGGTGCTCAATCAGCCGATCGTGGTCAACGGCCAGACGATGACGATCGTGGGCGTGGCGCCCAAGGGATTCCAGGGCACCACGCTGGGCGCGACGCCGGCGGTGTTCATCCCGATCAGCATGCGCACCGTGGTCAACCCGGGGTTCAAGGACTTCGAGAATCGCCGCAGCTACTGGATCTACGTGTTCGGCCGCCTCAAGCCCGGCGTGTCCATGAACCAGGCCCGGGCGCGCATCAACGCCGTGTACCACTCGATCATCAACACCGTCGAGGCGCCGCTGCAGACGGGGATGAGCGCCACGACGATGAAAGTGTTCCGCGCCAAGGAGCTCACGCTGGCCGACGGTCGCCGCGGCCAGAGCTCGGTGAGCGGGCAGGCGCGCACGCCGCTGCTGATGCTGCTGTCCATCACCGCGATCGTGCTGCTCATCGCCTGCGCGAACATCGCCAACCTGCTGTTGGCCCGCGCGGCGAGCCGCTCGCTCGAGATGGCCGTGCGCCTGTCGTTGGGCGCCACGCGGGCCCAGGTGCTGGGGCAGCTCCTGATCGAGTCGTGCCTGCTCGCCGTACTCGGCGGCGTAGCCAGCCTGGCCGTGGCGCACTGGACGGTGGGCCTCATGACGTCGCTCCTGCCGGCCGACGAGTCGGCCACGATGCAGTTCCATCTCAGCATGAACGCCGTGTGGTTCGCGGCGGCGCTGTCGATCGGCACCGGACTGCTGTTCGGGCTCTTCCCGGCGCTGCACGCCACGCGCCCCGACCTCGTCTCGGCGCTGCGCGACAACTCGGGCAAGGCGTCGGGCACGCGCGCCGCGGCGCGGTTCCGCACGTCGCTGGTCACGGCGCAGATCGCGCTGTCCATGGCGCTGCTCATCTCGGCGGGGTTGTTCATCAAGAGCCTGGGTAACGTGAGCCGGGTGGATCTGGGCATGAAGGTGGAGAACGTTTCCACCTTCGCCATCTCGCCCGTGCGCAACGGCTACCAGCCGGCGCGCTCGGCGGTGCTGTTCACGCGCGCGCAGGACGAACTGGCGGCCATCCCGGGCGTGACCGGGGTGACGGAGGCGCTCGTGCCGCTGCTGGCCGGCAACAATTGGGGGCAGGACGTTTCCGTGGAAGGCTTCAAGAAGGGACCGGACGTGGACGCCGGCTCACGGTTCAATGCCGTCGGACCGAACTATTTCCACGTGATCGGCATGCCCATGCTGTCGGGCCGCGACTTCACGGAATCCGATGCGCTGGGCGCGCCGAAGGTGGCGGTGGTGAACGAGACCTTTGCCAAGAAGTTCCATCTGGGGCGGGATGCGGTGGGCAAGCACATGTCGATGGGCAACGATTCGCTCGACATCGAGATCGTCGGGCTGGTCAAGGACGCCAAGTACAGCGACGTCAAGCGGGCCGTGCCGCCGGTGGTCTTCGTGCCCTATCGCCAGGACAGCACCATCGGCAACATCCACTTCTACGTGCGCAGCGCGGGCAATCCGCAGCAGGTGCTGCGCGCGATTCCCGGCGTGGTCAAGAAGCTCGACCCCAACCTGCCGGTGCAGGATCTCAAGACGCTGTCGCAGCAGGTGAAGGAGAACGTCTTCCTCGACCGCATGATCGGCACGCTGTCCTCGGCGTTCGCCCTGCTGGCCACGCTGCTCGCGGCGATCGGCCTCTACGGCGTGCTCGCCTACTCGGTGGCGCAGCGCACGCGCGAGATCGGCGTGCGGATGGCCCTGGGAGCCGACGGACCGCGCGTGCGCGCGATGGTGCTGCGGCAGGTCGGCGTGATGACGGTCGTCGGCGCGGTGATCGGGATCGTCGGCGCCCTCGCGCTGGGGCGCGGTGCGCGCTCGCTGCTGTACGGGCTGCAGGGGTTCGATCCCACCGTGATGGCGGTGTCCACGCTGGTGTTGGCGGCGGTCGCGTTCGGCGCCGGCTACGTGCCCGCGTTGCGCGCGTCGCGCACCGATCCGATGCACGCGTTGCGGTACGAGTAA